From one Lycium barbarum isolate Lr01 chromosome 6, ASM1917538v2, whole genome shotgun sequence genomic stretch:
- the LOC132643989 gene encoding uncharacterized protein LOC132643989, with product MTDYNRSLEADKIGLSRDKIQFSLRLDELEATVSQLRGELDSVKADATGLAERNQRLESEAALFNERSRVFEEKAEERSRICEGLRVELEEVIIANDGLKAELGAATRMRDDLEKNQVDLEAKLAKAEADLEETWKSVEAAEAHTAIVAETLFFF from the exons ATGACCGAttataaccggagccttgaggctgACAAGATCGGCCTCAGCCGGGACAAAATCCAATTTTCCTTGAGGCTAGATGAGCTCGAGGCCACGGTTTCCCAACTTCGGGGAGAACTGGACTCGGTGAAGGCTGATGCTAcgggcttggccgagaggaaccaGCGGCTCGAGTCCGAGGCTGCTTTGTTCAACGAGCGTAGCAGGGTATTCGAGGAGAAAGCCGAGGAGCGTTCTCGGATATGTGAAGGCCTAAGAGTTGAGCTCGAGGAGGTGATTATTGCCAATGACGGCCTTAAGGCCGAGCTGGGTGCGGCCACCCGTATGAGAGATGACCTTGAGAAGAACCAGGTTGATCTGGAAGCCaaactggccaaggctgaggccgatttggaagaaacCTGGAAGAGTgtggaggcggccgaggctcacaCTGCTATtgtcgccga gactttgtttttcttttga